In Endozoicomonas sp. GU-1, one DNA window encodes the following:
- the cls gene encoding cardiolipin synthase produces METTWYSWLFGAAYLSAIIAFAVVVIMTRRPVGVSLAWLVLLFALPVAGFVLYLLLGSPRLGIGRLKRMRTLYPDYAQWYQHLARIISGGEPSRCPVTSHHGIFSLAEKSMSIPLLPGNHLQLFSEFENIIEHLLRDIENARQSLLIEFYIWEPVGRAEEVAEAVIRASRRGVDCLVVLDNVGSRDFLNGVWARRFRLEGISVTASMSVGPLRMLVERMDIRNHRKILVVDDQVAWTGSFNLVDPSLFKQDAQVGQWVDAMVRIDGVAAHVLGAIVQWDKALETGQGHPSFNRQYEYPSAEHRGREGAFVHVLPSGPDVDREMLQQVLLTAIYESRQELLISTPYFVPDESLLTALKSAAMRGVDVQLLVPEKNDSRMVHHASRSYYQELLQAGVTIQQFRGGLLHTKCVLVDRETALFGTVNLDMRSVWLNYEVTLIVYDDGFGQQIFHVLQSYMNQAGEVDINRWSKRPFRRKLLENTLQLLSPLL; encoded by the coding sequence ATGGAAACAACCTGGTATAGCTGGCTGTTTGGCGCTGCCTATTTAAGTGCCATTATTGCTTTTGCGGTTGTAGTGATTATGACCCGAAGGCCTGTGGGGGTTTCTCTGGCCTGGCTGGTGTTGCTGTTCGCGTTGCCGGTGGCAGGGTTTGTGCTGTATCTGTTATTGGGTTCTCCCCGCCTGGGCATTGGCCGGTTAAAGCGCATGCGCACACTTTATCCGGATTATGCCCAGTGGTATCAGCACCTGGCCCGGATTATCTCAGGTGGTGAGCCATCCCGCTGTCCGGTGACCAGTCATCATGGCATTTTCTCATTGGCAGAAAAAAGCATGAGTATTCCTTTGCTGCCGGGTAACCATCTGCAGCTCTTCTCAGAATTTGAAAACATTATCGAACACCTGCTGCGTGATATAGAAAATGCCCGGCAAAGTCTCTTGATTGAGTTCTATATATGGGAGCCGGTCGGTCGGGCTGAAGAGGTGGCGGAAGCGGTTATCCGCGCTTCCAGGCGAGGGGTTGATTGTCTGGTTGTGCTGGATAATGTCGGCAGTCGGGATTTTTTGAATGGAGTATGGGCGCGTCGTTTTCGCCTTGAAGGGATCAGTGTTACTGCATCCATGTCAGTCGGCCCTCTGCGCATGTTGGTGGAGCGTATGGATATTCGTAACCATCGGAAGATTCTGGTGGTTGATGATCAGGTGGCCTGGACCGGCAGTTTTAACCTGGTAGATCCATCCCTGTTTAAGCAGGATGCTCAGGTCGGACAGTGGGTGGATGCCATGGTCAGGATTGATGGTGTTGCTGCCCATGTGCTCGGAGCCATCGTGCAGTGGGATAAGGCACTGGAAACCGGGCAGGGGCACCCCTCGTTCAACCGGCAGTATGAGTACCCTTCGGCTGAGCATCGAGGCCGGGAAGGTGCATTTGTACACGTTCTGCCGTCGGGACCTGATGTGGACCGGGAAATGCTGCAGCAGGTTCTGCTGACGGCTATTTATGAAAGTCGTCAGGAGCTCCTGATCAGTACACCGTATTTTGTGCCCGATGAGTCTTTGCTAACGGCCTTGAAGTCAGCAGCAATGCGTGGTGTGGATGTCCAGTTGCTGGTGCCAGAGAAAAATGACTCGAGAATGGTTCACCATGCCAGTCGCTCCTATTATCAGGAGTTGCTGCAGGCTGGCGTGACTATTCAGCAGTTCAGAGGGGGGTTGCTGCACACCAAGTGTGTTCTGGTGGACCGTGAAACAGCGCTGTTTGGTACCGTAAACCTGGATATGCGCAGTGTCTGGCTGAATTATGAAGTGACGTTGATTGTCTATGATGATGGCTTTGGCCAGCAGATATTTCATGTGCTCCAGTCGTATATGAATCAGGCGGGTGAGGTGGATATCAACCGTTGGTCAAAAAGACCTTTTCGACGGAAACTGCTGGAAAATACGCTGCAGCTATTAAGCCCGCTGCTGTGA
- a CDS encoding branched-chain amino acid transport system II carrier protein: protein MIINAIHNKGVTNTRQVARYTLIAGLIASVGLSLVYLVLGYIGANSHELVGAPQHGAKIINLFVNAVFGSRGKVVVAITVILACLTTATGLLSACGEYFSRVFPALNYRSWVILCALASALIANVGLNTLLQVTIPALLIIYPVAIALIVVTLLKSWLAKPERVMAFVLIPVGLISLVEGLHAADLTFIEPAYTVLAYFSLQTEGLVWLLPGILGGVFAMITSVSSSQDTRPVQG from the coding sequence GTGATCATCAATGCCATTCACAATAAAGGGGTTACTAATACACGACAGGTTGCACGCTATACCTTGATTGCAGGCTTGATCGCTTCTGTTGGTTTGTCACTGGTGTATCTGGTTCTGGGTTACATTGGTGCTAACAGTCATGAGCTGGTGGGTGCTCCGCAACATGGTGCAAAGATTATCAACCTGTTCGTCAATGCTGTATTTGGTTCCCGGGGTAAGGTGGTAGTGGCTATCACAGTTATTCTGGCCTGTTTGACCACAGCCACTGGTTTGCTCAGTGCCTGTGGTGAGTATTTCTCCCGGGTATTTCCTGCGTTGAATTATCGCAGTTGGGTGATTCTCTGTGCCCTGGCCAGTGCACTGATTGCCAATGTTGGATTGAATACGCTATTGCAGGTTACCATTCCAGCGTTGCTGATTATCTATCCTGTAGCGATTGCTTTGATTGTTGTGACACTGTTGAAATCGTGGCTGGCGAAACCTGAGCGGGTAATGGCGTTTGTGCTTATTCCAGTGGGTCTGATCAGTCTTGTAGAAGGTCTGCACGCTGCTGATCTGACTTTCATTGAGCCAGCCTACACAGTGCTTGCGTATTTTTCTCTGCAGACAGAAGGCCTGGTCTGGCTGTTGCCGGGTATTCTGGGTGGTGTTTTTGCGATGATCACGTCAGTTAGTTCCTCGCAGGACACCAGGCCTGTTCAGGGATAA
- a CDS encoding PA4642 family protein, with protein MKKDKQKVIGEELSDERLKALLTLQPAAGSSRDYHILLRAYRYLRADDFARFIPFYLKAGLNLDARDSAGKTLAETITQHHHGQPYLKALTDPVRH; from the coding sequence ATGAAGAAAGACAAACAGAAAGTCATTGGAGAGGAATTAAGTGATGAGCGCCTGAAAGCGCTGCTGACACTGCAGCCAGCCGCTGGCAGCAGTCGAGACTATCACATTCTGTTAAGAGCCTACCGCTACCTTCGAGCGGATGATTTTGCCCGTTTTATCCCATTTTATCTGAAAGCCGGCCTGAATCTGGACGCCCGGGACAGCGCAGGGAAAACTCTGGCTGAAACCATCACACAACATCACCACGGTCAACCGTATCTCAAAGCTCTTACTGACCCGGTCAGGCATTAA
- a CDS encoding hypoxanthine-guanine phosphoribosyltransferase, protein MSVDLDHIRQVMDEADCLYNEQQIEDAIATMGRNITHQLADSNPLVFCVMNGGLVITGKLLTHMQFPLEASYVHATRYRDQLTGGGLEWKVRPTQTIKNRTVLIIDDILDEGHTLDAIIDFCKEEGAASVLTAVLVDKKHDRKARPGLKADFTGLEIEDRYIFGYGLDYQGYWRNANGIYALKGH, encoded by the coding sequence ATGTCTGTTGATCTCGACCATATCCGGCAAGTGATGGATGAAGCCGACTGTCTCTATAACGAGCAGCAGATTGAAGATGCCATCGCCACCATGGGACGCAACATTACCCACCAGCTGGCGGATAGCAACCCGCTGGTATTCTGCGTAATGAATGGCGGCCTGGTGATTACCGGCAAACTGCTGACGCACATGCAGTTCCCCCTGGAAGCCTCCTACGTGCATGCAACCCGTTACCGGGACCAGTTGACCGGTGGCGGCCTGGAGTGGAAAGTTCGCCCAACCCAGACCATCAAAAATCGTACCGTCCTGATCATCGACGATATTCTGGATGAAGGGCATACTCTCGACGCAATTATCGATTTTTGTAAGGAAGAAGGTGCTGCCAGCGTTCTGACTGCGGTTCTGGTGGATAAAAAGCATGACCGTAAAGCCCGCCCCGGCCTGAAGGCTGACTTTACCGGCCTGGAAATCGAAGATCGCTATATTTTTGGCTACGGTCTGGACTATCAGGGTTACTGGCGTAATGCCAATGGCATTTATGCCCTGAAAGGTCACTGA
- the upp gene encoding uracil phosphoribosyltransferase yields MSVQEIRHPLVQHKLGLMRSHDISTKGFRTLASEVGSLLTYEATKDLELEDTVIEGWNGPVTVQQIKGKKITIVPILRAGIGMMDGVLDMIPNAKVSVVGLYRDEETLEPVPYFEKLVSNIDERIALILDPMLATGGSMLATIDMLKKAGCKEIRCLVLVAAPEGIEKICSAHPDVKIFTASVDQGLNDNGYIIPGLGDAGDKIFGTR; encoded by the coding sequence ATGAGCGTACAGGAAATCAGGCATCCGCTGGTACAACACAAGCTGGGACTGATGCGATCCCACGATATCAGTACCAAGGGCTTCCGTACCCTGGCCAGTGAGGTTGGCAGCCTGCTGACCTACGAAGCAACCAAAGACCTCGAGCTGGAAGATACGGTGATTGAAGGCTGGAATGGTCCGGTGACCGTTCAGCAGATCAAGGGTAAGAAAATCACCATTGTGCCGATCCTGCGTGCCGGCATTGGTATGATGGATGGCGTTCTGGATATGATCCCCAATGCCAAGGTCAGTGTGGTAGGTCTGTACCGCGACGAAGAAACCCTGGAACCGGTGCCTTACTTTGAAAAACTGGTCAGTAATATCGATGAGCGTATTGCCCTGATCCTGGATCCAATGCTGGCTACCGGTGGTTCCATGCTGGCGACTATAGATATGCTGAAGAAGGCAGGTTGCAAAGAGATCCGCTGTCTGGTGCTGGTGGCTGCGCCGGAAGGTATTGAGAAGATCTGCTCAGCGCATCCTGACGTGAAGATTTTTACCGCATCTGTTGATCAGGGGCTTAATGACAACGGTTACATCATTCCGGGCCTGGGTGATGCCGGTGACAAGATTTTTGGTACACGATAA
- a CDS encoding uracil-xanthine permease family protein gives MLFVAFGALVLVPLLTGLDANVAFFTAGIGTLIFQLITRRQVPVFLASSFAFIAPMTFSIQSWGLAATMGGIMAAGVLYAALSVLVRLRGSGILYRLFPPVVVGPVIMVIGLGLAPVAVGMATSPVEGLISADQALFLAAISLLATLLVATMAGGILRLIPIICGIGAGYIAAVIMGVVDFQPLFDRPWFAIPNFTTPELNWNAVLYMIPVAIAPAIEHIGDMLAISSVTGKKYLEKPGLKNTLLGDGLATTAAGMLGGPPNTTYSEVTGAVMLTKAYSPAIMTWAAVIAIGVAFIGKIGGFLSTIPVPVMGGIMMLLFGSIAVVGLNTLIKARVDLGQPRNLVIVSIVLVFGIGNMGISLGEFSLKGVSLCALTAVILNLLLPHRAGEDRYQSAEIGKEDVA, from the coding sequence ATGCTGTTTGTTGCCTTTGGTGCTCTCGTTCTGGTGCCGTTGCTGACCGGGTTGGACGCCAATGTAGCGTTCTTTACCGCGGGTATCGGTACCCTGATTTTCCAGCTGATCACCCGTCGGCAGGTGCCTGTCTTCCTGGCATCTTCTTTTGCCTTTATTGCGCCGATGACGTTCAGTATTCAATCCTGGGGCCTGGCGGCCACCATGGGTGGCATTATGGCCGCCGGTGTGCTGTATGCCGCCTTGAGTGTACTGGTCAGGTTGCGTGGATCCGGCATACTGTACCGGTTGTTTCCACCTGTGGTGGTCGGGCCGGTGATTATGGTGATCGGCCTTGGCCTGGCACCGGTTGCCGTTGGGATGGCAACATCCCCTGTTGAAGGGTTAATCTCTGCGGATCAGGCTCTGTTCCTGGCCGCGATCTCGCTGCTGGCGACCCTGCTGGTGGCGACCATGGCCGGTGGAATTCTGCGACTGATTCCCATCATCTGTGGTATTGGTGCAGGCTATATTGCTGCGGTGATCATGGGGGTTGTGGACTTTCAGCCTTTGTTTGACCGCCCCTGGTTTGCTATTCCGAATTTCACTACCCCGGAACTTAATTGGAATGCGGTGCTTTATATGATTCCGGTGGCCATTGCCCCCGCCATTGAGCACATTGGTGATATGCTGGCGATCAGTTCAGTGACCGGGAAAAAGTATCTGGAAAAACCGGGGCTGAAAAATACACTGCTCGGTGATGGTCTGGCGACGACGGCTGCGGGTATGTTGGGTGGGCCGCCTAATACCACCTATTCAGAAGTCACCGGTGCGGTGATGCTCACCAAAGCCTACAGCCCCGCTATTATGACCTGGGCCGCAGTCATTGCCATTGGTGTGGCGTTTATCGGTAAAATTGGTGGATTCCTGTCAACCATTCCGGTGCCGGTGATGGGCGGTATTATGATGCTGCTATTTGGCTCCATTGCTGTTGTTGGCCTTAACACGCTGATTAAGGCAAGGGTTGACCTGGGACAGCCCCGCAACCTGGTGATTGTCTCTATCGTGCTGGTATTTGGTATCGGTAATATGGGCATTTCACTGGGTGAATTTTCACTGAAGGGTGTCAGTCTTTGTGCACTGACGGCAGTCATTCTGAATTTGCTGCTACCCCATCGTGCCGGGGAAGATCGATACCAGTCTGCTGAAATTGGCAAAGAAGACGTTGCCTGA
- a CDS encoding STAS domain-containing protein, protein MELTINLESYQNYTLIILDGDLNASNIHILENAVENATRIDTSHIVLDCTLLKSISSDGLQLLLHCQVQLAGHFYLSLYNVPDNVASLMELCGITYFIQMNTQAQNQKKQSASA, encoded by the coding sequence ATGGAATTAACCATTAATCTCGAAAGCTATCAAAATTACACATTGATTATTCTGGATGGCGATCTTAATGCCAGTAACATCCACATTCTGGAGAATGCTGTAGAGAATGCCACCAGAATAGACACCAGCCATATTGTGCTGGATTGCACCCTGCTCAAAAGCATCAGTAGCGATGGGTTGCAATTACTCCTTCATTGCCAGGTACAACTGGCAGGACATTTCTATCTCTCGCTTTATAACGTACCTGACAATGTTGCCTCACTGATGGAGTTATGCGGTATTACGTATTTCATCCAGATGAACACGCAGGCACAGAATCAAAAAAAACAATCGGCATCAGCCTGA